One window from the genome of Cryptomeria japonica chromosome 6, Sugi_1.0, whole genome shotgun sequence encodes:
- the LOC131067358 gene encoding uncharacterized protein LOC131067358 — protein MGHSQILNFSKWSNKQMEDRLRKKSPAPMDNPISGEFPVTFDKRTINICIDSEAWKESVQVLNVKAFFIKWGGDWPPFSNLMKWVDEEWGGHYKIKTLTNGFFLIIVGSEEEKNKPMNNGPFMMMGIGFYIKDWIPNFDPQQATIEEILLWIRLYNLSHEYWKEEVLKVIGDKLGKFIKSDEAIDKLNSCMYACICIMWKPHLGLPKAIEIHLPEGLWRQEIEVEEIMVKCKSCKEWGHEELDCKAGQKGKGRADKASED, from the coding sequence ATGGGGCACTCTCAGATTCTGAACTTTTCGAAGTGGAGCAATAAACAAATGGAGGATAGATTGAGGAAGAAGTCTCCAGCTCCAATGGATAACCCTATCTCTGGTGAGTTTCCGGTGACATTTGATAAGAGAACTATCAACATCTGCATTGACTCAGAGGCTTGGAAGGAATCAGTTCAAGTCTTGAACGTGAAAGCTTTCTTCATTAAGTGGGGAGGGGATTGGCCGCCCTTTTCCAATCTCATGAAATGGGTTGATGAGGAGTGGGGGGGCCACTATAAGATCAAAACCCTAACAAATGGGTTTTTCCTTATCATAGTTGGGTCAGAAGAGGAGAAAAACAAGCCGATGAACAATGGGCCATTCATGATGATGGGGATAGGGTTTTACATCAAGGATTGGATACCCAACTTTGATCCCCAACAAGCCACCATAGAGGAGATACTTCTTTGGATCAGACTATACAATCTCTCGCATGAATACTGGAAGGAGGAAGTTTTAAAGGTTATTGGTGATAAGTTAGGGAAATTTATCAAATCAGATGAAGCTATTGACAAACTGAATTCATGTATGTATGCCTGTATCTGTATCATGTGGAAACCACACCTGGGGCTCCCTAAGGCCATTGAGATTCATTTGCCAGAGGGCTTATGGAGGCAAGAGATTGAAGTTGAAGAAATCATGGTGAAGTGCAAGTCCTGCAAAGAATGGGGGCATGAGGAACTTGATTGCAAGGCAGGACAGAAGGGCAAGGGAAGGGCAGACAAAGCTTCAGAGGACTAG